The Pseudolabrys sp. FHR47 genome contains a region encoding:
- a CDS encoding protein-glutamate O-methyltransferase CheR — protein sequence MTPGDFDYLRRYLHERSGLVLAAEKLYLAESRLMPVVRKHGLTSLGDLVTRIRMTPSSPIAIDTVEAMTTNETFFFRDKIPFEHFRDTMLPALTAARDRDRRLRIWCAAASSGQEPYSLAMAIKEMAASAKGGALSGFRIDILATDLSSEVLERARAGTYSQFEVQRGLPIQMLLKYFTQVGETWQVSSELRSMVQFRTLNLLNDFTPLGRFDIVFCRNVLIYFDQPTKTQVLNRLAPQIAEDGYLVLGAAETVVGLTNAFKPVPDKRGLYAPNLAAQDAAVRSVVQRRAL from the coding sequence ATGACCCCCGGCGATTTCGACTACCTGCGCCGCTATCTGCACGAGCGCTCCGGCCTCGTGCTCGCCGCCGAGAAACTGTATCTCGCCGAGAGCCGGCTGATGCCGGTCGTGCGCAAGCACGGCCTGACCTCGCTCGGCGATCTCGTCACCCGTATCCGCATGACGCCCTCTTCGCCGATCGCCATCGACACCGTCGAGGCGATGACGACCAACGAGACCTTCTTCTTCCGCGACAAGATTCCGTTCGAGCATTTCCGCGACACCATGCTGCCCGCGCTCACCGCCGCGCGCGACCGCGACCGCCGCCTGCGCATCTGGTGCGCCGCCGCCTCGAGCGGGCAGGAGCCTTACTCGCTGGCGATGGCGATCAAGGAGATGGCGGCCTCGGCCAAAGGCGGCGCGCTGAGCGGCTTCCGCATCGACATTCTCGCCACCGACCTCTCCAGCGAGGTGCTGGAGCGCGCCCGCGCCGGCACCTACAGCCAGTTCGAGGTGCAGCGCGGCCTGCCGATTCAGATGCTGCTCAAGTATTTCACGCAGGTCGGCGAGACCTGGCAGGTGTCGTCCGAGCTGCGCAGCATGGTGCAGTTCCGCACGCTCAATCTGCTCAACGACTTCACGCCGCTCGGCCGTTTCGACATCGTGTTCTGCCGCAATGTGCTGATCTATTTCGACCAGCCGACCAAGACCCAGGTGCTCAACCGCCTCGCGCCGCAGATCGCCGAGGACGGCTATCTGGTGCTCGGCGCCGCCGAGACCGTGGTCGGGCTCACGAACGCCTTCAAGCCGGTGCCCGACAAGCGCGGGCTCTATGCGCCCAACCTCGCGGCGCAGGATGCGGCCGTGCGCAGCGTGGTGCAACGACGGGCGTTGTAG
- a CDS encoding DUF305 domain-containing protein gives MSYMRFALMIAVSTVVMFGLMYLNTYALDHVFYSQTRTWMALVMGAAMAVVMMGFMWSMYPNRRVNAAIVLGSVVVFAAALWLVRSQATVSDVSYMQAMIPHHSIAVLTSRRAHIRDPRVRELADKIIAAQLREIGEMKTLIAELKRQPPPANAPDLPPGK, from the coding sequence ATGTCCTACATGCGCTTTGCCCTGATGATCGCGGTGTCGACCGTCGTGATGTTCGGCCTGATGTATCTCAACACCTACGCGCTCGATCACGTCTTCTACAGCCAGACCCGCACATGGATGGCGCTGGTGATGGGCGCGGCGATGGCCGTCGTGATGATGGGCTTCATGTGGAGCATGTATCCGAACCGGCGCGTCAACGCGGCCATCGTGCTCGGCAGCGTCGTCGTCTTCGCCGCGGCGCTGTGGCTGGTGCGCAGCCAGGCGACGGTGAGCGACGTCAGCTACATGCAGGCGATGATCCCGCATCACTCCATCGCCGTGCTCACCAGCCGCCGCGCCCATATCCGCGATCCGCGCGTGCGCGAGCTGGCCGACAAGATCATCGCGGCGCAGCTGCGCGAGATCGGCGAGATGAAGACGCTGATCGCGGAGCTGAAGCGGCAGCCGCCGCCGGCGAACGCGCCGGACCTGCCGCCGGGGAAGTAG
- a CDS encoding chemotaxis response regulator protein-glutamate methylesterase, giving the protein MIADDAIVVRGLFARWIEAEPDMALVASLRNGREAVEQIERIKPDVVILDVDMPELDGITALPQLLAKCPGVTVIMASTLTRRNAEISLRALSLGATDYIPKPSSQSDVGAAPEFRRDLIEKIRQLGRRGHKAPSLTPVADAPPLAPPTAPQAKALHHYHPPHAPIVLRPLPTVAPRALLIGASTGGPQALNKLVTDIGAVIERVPVLITQHMPPTFTAILAEHLGRLSKHTAREAVHGEEIVAGTIYLAPGGRHMTVAQRNNVPVIEITNTAPINFCKPAVDPLFSSAAIVWGPRALALVLTGMGHDGLAGAHDIVHAGGHVLAQDEASSVVWGMPGQVALAGLCSAVLPIDDIGAKLNRLFAAERA; this is encoded by the coding sequence ATGATCGCGGACGACGCCATCGTGGTGCGTGGCCTGTTCGCGCGCTGGATCGAGGCCGAGCCGGACATGGCGCTGGTCGCGTCGTTGCGCAACGGCCGCGAGGCGGTCGAGCAGATCGAGCGCATCAAGCCGGACGTGGTCATCCTCGACGTCGACATGCCGGAACTGGACGGCATCACCGCGCTGCCGCAGCTGCTCGCCAAGTGCCCGGGCGTCACCGTGATCATGGCGTCGACGCTGACGCGGCGGAATGCCGAGATCAGCCTGCGAGCGCTGTCGCTGGGCGCCACCGACTACATCCCCAAGCCGTCGAGCCAGAGCGACGTCGGCGCCGCGCCGGAGTTTCGCCGCGACCTGATCGAGAAAATCCGCCAGCTCGGCCGCCGCGGCCACAAGGCGCCAAGCCTCACCCCTGTTGCCGACGCGCCGCCGCTTGCCCCGCCTACCGCGCCGCAGGCGAAGGCCCTCCACCACTATCACCCGCCCCACGCGCCGATCGTGCTGCGGCCGCTGCCGACCGTCGCGCCGCGCGCGCTGCTGATCGGCGCCTCGACCGGCGGGCCGCAGGCGCTCAACAAACTGGTGACGGACATCGGCGCCGTGATCGAGCGCGTGCCGGTGCTCATCACCCAGCACATGCCGCCGACCTTCACCGCCATTCTCGCCGAGCATCTCGGCCGGCTCAGCAAGCATACGGCGCGCGAGGCGGTGCATGGCGAGGAGATCGTCGCCGGCACTATCTATCTCGCGCCCGGCGGCCGTCATATGACCGTGGCCCAGCGCAACAATGTGCCGGTCATCGAGATCACCAACACCGCGCCGATCAATTTCTGCAAGCCGGCGGTCGACCCGCTGTTCTCCAGCGCCGCCATCGTCTGGGGCCCGCGTGCGCTCGCGCTCGTTCTCACCGGCATGGGTCATGACGGCCTCGCCGGCGCGCACGACATTGTCCATGCCGGCGGCCATGTGCTGGCGCAGGACGAAGCCTCGAGCGTGGTCTGGGGCATGCCCGGCCAGGTCGCGCTCGCCGGGCTTTGCTCCGCCGTGCTGCCGATCGACGATATCGGCGCCAAGCTCAACCGCCTGTTCGCCGCGGAGCGCGCATGA
- a CDS encoding PleD family two-component system response regulator has protein sequence MKTCLVVDDSSVIRKVARRILEGLEFTIEEAEDGEQALDLCRRKLPEAILLDWNMPKMDGYEFLRMLRRMPGGDAPKVVFCTTENDVAHIARALHAGANEYIMKPFDKEIVEAKFQEVGLI, from the coding sequence ATGAAAACCTGTCTGGTCGTCGACGACTCCAGTGTCATCCGCAAGGTGGCGCGCCGCATTCTGGAAGGCCTCGAATTCACCATCGAGGAAGCCGAGGACGGCGAGCAGGCGCTCGACCTGTGCCGGCGCAAGTTGCCGGAAGCCATCCTGCTCGACTGGAACATGCCGAAGATGGACGGCTACGAATTCCTGCGCATGCTGCGCCGGATGCCGGGCGGCGACGCGCCGAAGGTGGTGTTCTGCACCACCGAGAACGACGTCGCGCATATCGCGCGCGCGCTGCATGCCGGCGCCAACGAATACATCATGAAGCCTTTCGACAAGGAGATCGTCGAAGCCAAGTTCCAGGAAGTCGGGCTGATCTGA